The genomic stretch TTACGCAATCAAAAGCAAAGAATAACAAAAGATTGGCTTAATCTATACGACATTACCAAGAGAAAACTGTTGACAAGGTTGCACAGCCATGATTTGTAATGAAAAAGTGTCGCTGATCGGGCCTTCTTGTCAAATATGGCGATCAAATCAAAATAAGTACACGTGAGGCACAAATTTGGCGCGCATCCGGGATCTGGCAAATCGATATATCTCGGTGAATCTCCGAAATATTTTCGCCAAATATTCGGAATCCGAAGATCTCGGCCGAGGACTGGAGACgtgaaaaattcaaaatgtcgGCGGAAGAGGACACAGAGTTGAGAGATATGGTGGCCCAAACGCTTGAAAGCAAAGGAGTTCTTGGAAAAATCAGGGTAAGGAAATGTGTGGTTTTAGTAAAAGAAGAAATGGAGGTAAAATCGTAGcaataaatattgttttagGGTTTTAACGTCCGATTTCAATGACGCCACTGAAAGTGaatttttgtagaaaatatTTAAGCTTAGAATCAACTGCAAGCCGGTTTTTATATGGTACACTACAGAGCCattaaaaaagaatgaaatcgTTCGGTCTTCAATGAGGAATTATGTTCTGTTAAGTAAAGAAAATGTTCGCGCATAACTTTGGCCATGTCGTACAAGACTTTCAGTGGCAATGACAACCAATTGAAATGAGGTGGTTGATTTTGAATAgttttatttctatttgtaCAGTGACTGTgggtattttgttttcatttctattGATATTTTTTAGGCCCAGTTAAGAGCCAGTGTCTTTCTAGCACTAGAAGAACAAGAAGGAGCAGAGGTATGGATACTATTCAAGTTCTGTTGTAGACACCTTCATTTTGTAGATAGGGACACTTGATTCTTATATTTCTCAGTTTGTATAGTCAGTGCACTCTAATGTCTCTTAAAGATACAGGGGCGTGGCCAGCCCAGGCCTACAAATTTTTAGTTTCATCACTCTAGCACGTGTAATAAACATTATgcattgttggggtgagctaaaatgCTTATATTAGCTGAAAGTGTTGGTGATGTCAGTGTGTACTAATCATGCGTGCAagtttcaggatatgtggaaatgacaGTCAGCCAGGActacaacaaaaaaagtcaaaaagtcaaaaagtcGGCTATGCCCCTGAGACATACCCATGTGCACCAAAATACCACcgtaatgtatcggtcaaatcgaagcttcaacatgccctcccccgggcataccccgggcatttgacacctttgccgtcccggggaggagggaatttgattatcagagtcttgcgaggggtggggaatttgatccccatgctttaggggtggggaatttgaactgcaccctcgatttcatgtaaaatctttggcgtggcgagctatgggggacgcggtgttagaggattttcgtggaaaagattgtgcgtTTGTGGtcaattggttacgaggaaagggcttaaacaagctttgtggcgtatttgaagtatttaaattttaaaatttttaatattggattcaggcttcgaaggtatgaatgtattttattgttgtgtttacaatgaaatacaatacctataccggcgattcaatacagcaacataaaataaaataaaaagctcaggtcaactactttgacctactgcaagtatgttaattaataaggtgagcgatgatgcatgtcagtgaaatggtcatgatgtagtaatctcaataggtgggatctttttcGTAGAACGCTATGTATATTGCATGatgaagaaaagctgagcattcagtgaccttgtagcagcgatttcctcCGCTTTGCAcaagacttttgttcgtagtaaatacggtaacagtgtttctcagtttttgttatatttaaaagaaagattttgttcgacaactgaaggcgtttccgccgtccttctgtcatttttgttcctgtgaaatgtccccggggcaggggcatttgatcacctgaattgACCccagtgtggggcatttgaacagcattttggcccgggtaggggggaatttgaacaataattttcaaaaaagtcaaatgcccggggggttgcccgggggggggggggggggggtatgttgaagcttcgatttgaccgacaCATAAAGATCACATACTTTTGTTCAGTTGTAAATTGTTTTAAAGTACGTACTGGGATGTAGAGTAGGAAATGCTAAGCTGccttattatcattattctaGCATGGCTTCTTACTGAACTGCACCTTCAAATTGTTCCTCCGTGTCTTTCTTTACCAGAGGAATTTGAGCTGGTGTAAGCTCATTTTCAGCCAGCAAATTCAACAGGAGCTGTTTCTTCGCTACATCCCTGTACCTGCAGTGTAAAAAATTTGATTTCACCAATACTATGTACAATTGTACATACAAATGTTATGGTTTTCATgatttattgcttttttatcaGGGTAAAATGCCACTCATGAATCCCGATCTGAAGAAGTTTTTGAATACAAGTGAAGGTTAGAAGCCTTATTTTTGTCCTCTTGATTAATCTATTTGTTATGACTATGAAAGTTGTAATCCCATCTGTAGCAGTGACAATTTCCCATAATGATAAAGTTCCTTTTTCCTTGGCATTCCTCATTTTGTTCTCctttgttactgtttttattatacACTGTACACTGTAGGTCGTCTTGTTACTGGCTTGGTCAGAGAATTTCTGGAATATTTTGAACTGGACTTCACCATTGCTGTTTTTGATCCTGAAACTAATTTTGTAAGTCATAAACTTTAATACTCTATTGTCCTACTCCTTTGAATTAACTTCAAATACCTTAAAAGAGTAACAAAGACCATGAAAATTCATGGACTTAAAATAATTAGAACccaattttattttgcaaaaataaTGTTGAAATGCAAGTCTCTAGTACATTATCAATTCCAAAGTACAATTTGCATGTTGATGCTTGATCCCCACAAGAACTGCATAATTTTTTATCTGAAGAATAAATTCTTTTAGGTTTTCTTAGAGCACAATGTCAGCTTTGATGTACCGGTAACTACTTCTATGTGTCATTTCCAGAGTGACAAGTATACAGGAAGAAACAACCTTGCAAGGGAACTTAAACTACAAGATATTGATGGAAATTCCAACCAACCCTTACTAGCTGAAGTTATAAAGAGACTCTCACCCAGTACAAGTGACGAGGTATTTGTTTTATAATGATGActttgaaacaaagggaaatgaAATTGAAACTAAGATAACAttgaaaacacaacatattACACATGtacataattaatttttatatgttgtagttaatttgttatctcaggtaatttttatttttcctgtgTTTCAACTTTTAATAGTTCAtaagcatacattaccataccaaaaaacaaaagaaaaacaaaagaaaaacaaaaattacctgagataaaaaattaactgcaacatatttaTACACTAcctattaaccctttcactgccaaatatgaccaaaggcaaatttcgcaaaaatcccaaatttccttttgtaaatttttttaaaacaaaataataacacCACATGAACGTACTTccaaagaggttttatttgcaTAATCGCACCATAGGGTTTTGTCCACAGAcgtaaaagttagaaccacctcaCAAACTCCATCATCCACtgtggcagtgaaagggttaactaAACTTTCAGAGCAGAGAGCAGGGTAGACACAGTCTGGTAAAGTCACTTAATTTGCCACCCCTAAAATGTGGCATACATGTAGGTTCACATCTCAAAATAAGTGCTATATTTTGATATACACCTGTACAGTATGAGCTAAGTACATATATTGGTTCTCTATATGTCGTGCACAGAGAGTATTTTTCTCTGGCTTCTCTGGTTTTAACATTTCCTCAAATTAAAACTAACACtactaatttttaatttgattttggAAGCAAGAACTCCAATTAAATAACCCAGTTTCCTGTACACTGTATCAGTTAGGGCTAATGAAATAATTAAATCAATCAAACCTTCTGATTCATTGTCtgacagttattttttttttttcgcacctTCTATGAAGATCTCGAAAGAGGCAGTCACATCACCAAGAAATAATGCACAGGAAAGTCCAAGAAGCACCAGCCCTCCAAACATGAAAGTAtgtatttgacttttttcctcAGCCAGATTTTGGGGATCAGTATTACTGTTAATGTAATAACCCACAAGAGTATATAGTGGGGATAAAAACCCTTGGTCCCTGGTTAAAAGTTTAAGTGTTGGATTTTCCTttgagttctttttttttttcaaacttgaaCCACAACAGCTACATCTCTTGACCAGTCTCACTCACCCTGGCTGTGTCATTATAACTTGAATAGGTCAAGAATGATAAAGTACTAAAATTTTGTTTGATATGTCAGTTAATGTGCCTGGTGGCGTTAACTAGTGGACTGACTAAACAttacaatgaaaacaacaactaaactGTTTGTTACTGCATATAATTATTGTAAGGAGGATTCAATATGTCTGTGGCTCACCGGGGCCTGGTTGGTCAATCGTCCCGTGGGTAGGTCACTCTCCAGGAGAAAAGTTTTAGGGAAACTAATTCATTGGACAGAGATTTATCTAGTCGATAATAGTATCCATGTTTTGAACCACTGGGGCCGACTGTAACttataaaaatgataaaaagctCTGCTGCTGAAATAATGAcagaaataacaataaatatgAATTAAATGATGTTAATGATaagaacaatattattattatttttgttgttattattattagtattgttattattatacttattattgttattgttattataatttacttttacagTTCTAATTTAATCTTTTATAATCCTTTGCACCTGCATATATGTTGGTTTGCTACCCCCAAATTattaagaaataattttttctaACTACACCTCAGGGAAATCTTATCCTGTTCCCTTTTCAGCATAATTCAAACTAAGTGTAAATTTAGTTTTACTTCACATAACTATCTTCATATTGCCTGtaaaagtttaaatttaaaaaaataataattaacaattattccaggagtgcgcgttggatatgagatggtaaatAGCCAATGAGGCGCACAACgctgagttggctataatcatcccATAttcaacaagcgcgagtggaataattgttgtattaaaaacgcccacaaattATTGAGCATTCCTCCcgactttatttttaaaaacaaccgattttcagcttgtttttaattttgggcagacgcgtacagttaccatatttggagagtaTGGTTACCATGAtagctaagccaatcagagctctagaattgtattatccaatgattcagtttttaatagtAACACTTATAAATAAAGACTGTAgtaataaaagtgaaatagactacattttacttaaattagAGAATGAAAGTAAAGTAATGCAAAATGAAAACATACATGCACACATACACTGTATTTATTTAGTATCTTTGTGTATGTTCCTAGACCTTGCTATCCagttgaatttttatttatagacAAAAGCGTATTAAAGTATTCTTTGTTAAAGGTTGATGAAGACTTTTCAGATGTTGGTGATCTTACTTCAGACACTGCAAGCGCTGATGATGATAGCAGGgtattaaaaataatgaatattaaatcattaaatttcattaaaattttgactgtgtgataaaaataaataattataatgtcATTTGCtagcaaagaaaaaagtcagTTAAGATTCACCaagttaaaaataactcataaTATAATCttgtgttttgtttacattgtaCGTACTTCTAAAGACTCTTCACAAATGCTTGTGTCACAAACTACTTATGTGAAAGAAGGATTTGaaagttaaaataatttttgatatGTGTCCATATAATTAATGTAAAATTGTTATAAAGGATGATGTATAATGAATAGCAGTAATTACTGTAAAGAAAACTTTAGTTAAAACATACATGCACTAGGTGGTATATGACCTTCCATGTGAGGGTAGTCTTGCACAGCTTATTTTGAGTCAAAAGTGTGAGATATATATCCTGAGATTTTCAGGATATTTCCTTGACGAACCAATCATATCTAAAGATTTTTCAAAGAGTTCTGAAGACATCTGAAGATTTCTGAGGTTCTCAGTTCCAGTGCTTCCCTTCTAAAATTATTGTAGATTTTTGGGGAAAGTATGATGAATCATTCAAAGGGACtcaatttatatatatttttagaaatGTGTCGGTAactaatggtaataggactgagtggactccaattcagtctgtaatcatatgagtgattaacaaaacTGGCGACCGCATTTATATTTAATTAGTGGGAGTTTGATCTGTGCAAATCAAGAGTATggttacagaccgaattggacaacacaaagttctgttaccaattaatcataactataacaaaatttgaacacaagaaattctgagggttttttgctagcagtgaaaagaagccatttaagtgAGCACTCAATAGCgcatactgtccaattacttaggcatgatgTATACTGTCCTATTATACTGTCCTATTAGTCATGAAATCGGGACAGTGGATAACCAAtgagatttgagaattttgttatagttatgattaaggtGGAAATATCTCAGTTTTTCTGCCACATTTGAGGTCCACAGGCATACATTGTAAGCTAGTACGAGATACAAATTTTCAATCCTCCACAGCTGCCCTCGAAAACTCCAACCGCAAGGTCTCTAATTATGCGAAAAAGTGTTGGGACCACGCATACACTTTAATTTCTGCTTGACCTTGTATGTAAATTTGCCAAATGTAATTATGTGATGGACATGTTCAGTGTTTAATATTTTGTCTTAATTAACAGCCAACTAGTCCAAGACCCAGCAAGATTCCTCAAAGAGTAAGAGATGAAAAATCAAACAAGTCTGACAAAAGTGAAATACTGAATTCAGGTAAAGAGCAGAATTCACtgtcaaattcaagaaaagacAAGAATGGAAAAAGGTACATATTTGTTTTAAGCCCTCACAAAATTTATAAAGTAAGtatattaattttgctttgAGTGTTATGACATTATTTTTATCCTTGAATTCATAATATTTGCGTGTCTTTTTAATAACCTGTTGCAGAAGTCCAGATGTAACCATTGGcagtgatgatggtgatgacatATTTGGTGATTCACCATTTAGAACAAAGTAAGTACAGTTATAGAAGTTTTCATCTGCTAGTGTGGAAAATGGAGCTCAGGTGGGCCTTAAACTTTGACGTTTACCCAACAGAACTTAGAAATAACAATCACAGGAAAATCCCAACATCTCACTTCATTTTGAATTCATATTTAGATACTGGATTTTTTCTCTTGCagagaagatgataaaaaggagaaaaaggcaTTGCCATTACAGTCAGGTGGGAAAAAGAACTAATAAATTCCGAAAATAGAGCGGgtgataaatattaaaaaaataaaataaaatgcaacaGACACAACATCAAGGTCAGCAGGTTGGAGTCACCAGATAGTAAAAACAGAGTGACATGTGAAGATGACATTAAAGTAGAAAGCATCAGAAATTTCGACAACAAATAGTAGCAAATTGTGTTTGTCACATTTATTTACCTGAATATaagtttcttttattattatttttttcctgcttaGAATCCAAGTCTGCTGGCGGACTGTCTTCTCTTAAGGGTGCTCCATCACTAGGCAACAGTGGGCTGGGTTCATTAAAAGGAGTACCACCATTACCTGGCatgaacagcaacaacaatacTAGAGGTATGCATAGTaagtaaattttctgtcaagtGTAACTTCTTTCAcactaataatttattaaatagaCCTTTGGAAAAGTACTTAATTTAAGTGTAACTACCATCAGACATGCCACTGCATACAGCATATCATATTTACCAAACATGGATATATATTGCTTAACCTGAACTGGTAATTACATTTTTCAATTTAGGAGATCTTATTCCATCCCGCACTGTATATCATACTTACCAAACGCggatatatttaacaattattgtatTCCACAAGTGTGAGTCGGATATGAGATGGTACAGGGCTGTCGCcaaaatttcaagttgccaggtatatgCAATTAGTAGAAGGGGATTCCACTGaaaggaagttcttttggttctattttccttttgtttcctatgaaagtagctggggcTCCTGCACACTCATAGTAGCCGAGAACATCCCCAGGCCCCGGCTGTTTAATAGTGAGAGCCCTGTGGTAGATAGCCAATGAGGTGCGCAGCGCCGATTGGGCTATGATCATTCTCATATCCAACAACAAGCAAAGTGGATTAAAAATTATTGCTTTATAAAAACACCcacaaaatattgagaattcttcctgactttatttgtaaaaacaaccaattttcagcttgtttttagttttgagcagacacgtacagttaccatatttggagagcatggtacaTGTTTAATGGCTCATAATACcttgatggctaagccaatcagagctctggaattgcattatccaatgattcagtttttaataataatgctTAACCTGGACTGGATAAAACTAAGAGAATGAGATTTTATTTATCCCACAcaagctatatatatatatatatggcttTTTCCAAACATGGAGAATTCCTAAATCCTGGAGTGAAATTCTACTTTACCGGCAATGGAGAACTTAGATACTGTGCCCTGGATAACTGGCTCTCCATTATTAGAAATTAAGCTGATCCTGGTCTGGATAATTTGATTTCCATAGCTTTTCCAGTCTTGGATTGGTACTTTTACCAGCTATGTATGGAATTTCCTTTCAACAGTTTTTGATAGTGCATGCTTAACCAAGCCTAGGATAACTGCAGTTTTTCCAAACTTGGCTTTTGATagcaaaacaaacaagttaaaaaaaaaaaaacaagtcaaACTGAGTTGGACTTTTGATATTCTTCCTGTGAGAGATGTTGAAACAATTACACTTCCTTGCATTTTTCCATAAACAAATAATTGTCTGCAACAAATTGGTTTTCGTGGACCTCATCCCTTCCCTTCCCCACCAGGGCACCTATAGAAGGGCATGAATAAAGGCAGCTAGTCAAAAGAATTAGCCATAACCAAAGTAAAGTATTTATTACAAGAAAACACCTGTACAGTCTAACATCATTTTTTgtgtttatattattttggtGGAAGACTTCACAAAATCACCGAATTGGCAGGATTTGGCTGAAATTGACAGCAGGATCAGCAAACTTGGATTTGGTATGTGACATCATGTATTGAATAGAAAGTTAGCAGAGAGAAATGATTTTCCTTTGAGGCAATAAGCTTGTTGATCTAGTGCTCTCACATTCATCTGGTTCACTGGCatttattttcatatattcatccAGTAAGGGATATTTTAGGTTCATCATTGGTTTTCTAACTACAGTTTAACcgtggcaggattagctcagtcggtagagcgcttgactgcagagcagaAGGTCGCAGGGTTGGTTCCCGGGGtcagaccaatactcagggtcttaaaataactaagaaatgaAGATACTCCATTTGCGTTGCAagtggctagaccttcgcgtggctcggataaCACCGTAAAAATAGCGGTCCCGTCTCTAGTTGGAGACggaaaaatagtgtccccagttAGTACTTTTTtgctaaataccttgacactcaaataaagtgcattttattcttctctttttttttaatgtcctAATTAATTCAGAAATAAAATGACCTCATAAACATATgattacattatttatttaactCTACAATGAAAGTTTTTCACTCCGCGAGAACTTCTTGATCCGGCACAGGAGGGTAGCCTCTCTCAGGCCAGTCTGCTTTACAGGCGCAAAAATGgatggggtggggtggggaagagagagaaaagcacgatggagaaagagaaagaatttAGGGTCCTTCTCTTCCCAATAGACCCCTCCCTTCTtcccaccctcccctcccctttcaAAACCTGCCACTCAAGCTACTCCCAGGCCCAATCCCCTCTCTACTACCGCCAAATGATTCCGTGTGCCTAGAGAAAACAGTCCAGTGTTAGATGCCCCAGATGAGGATAAAAGTACTTAGAATAAAAACCGCAAGTAACCAAATAACAATCTAAGTTGTTCCGCTTGCCAGATATCcctgatgaagaaaaaaatggtgAAGCAGCTGATTACAATGATGATTACGAAGATGACTTTAATCCAACAAGGTATAGATATATAATGGTATTTGCATTGCAAGGTGTTTGTGGACAGGAAGTGTTAATTTTAACTGAATACGTgtcttttactttttcttttgaaacagTGATATAAGCATTCCTGAAGACATTGATGAGCAGCTGTCACTTAGTAGTTTCCACAGCGGAAGTGCCAAGGTTTGTTGTTTGAAGTTTGTCACCAAGGCGTTACCATAATCAATGTCATTTGAGACATTTTTGCCTGTTTACATGCCCACCTGTCcttataatctctcattttaatttgatcacgtttacatgatgggtggggtgacccgccacatgttacctcacctttCTGGGGTCCTCTAAGTAAACAGGCCCTCAGAGTCACGTTTACAGTAAACTGCAGACGTCAGATTAAAGTTGCGAGTTTCCCAAAATAGAAAACATTAAGATTCATTTTAGTTTGGAAGTGTGGACTTGTAAAAGATACAAAATAATGTCGCTAGTGTAACGAGCGAGGGACATAACGAATTTAGAGCAAACTTTGGggtttttttctaaaaatattgTTGTATTAGAAAATAAACATCGGTATGGACTTTACTTTCTTTTCCGCATTTCGCC from Porites lutea chromosome 1, jaPorLute2.1, whole genome shotgun sequence encodes the following:
- the LOC140953619 gene encoding centrosomal protein 43-like isoform X2, which encodes MSAEEDTELRDMVAQTLESKGVLGKIRAQLRASVFLALEEQEGAEGKMPLMNPDLKKFLNTSEGRLVTGLVREFLEYFELDFTIAVFDPETNFSDKYTGRNNLARELKLQDIDGNSNQPLLAEVIKRLSPSTSDEISKEAVTSPRNNAQESPRSTSPPNMKVDEDFSDVGDLTSDTASADDDSRPTSPRPSKIPQRVRDEKSNKSDKSEILNSGKEQNSLSNSRKDKNGKRSPDVTIGSDDGDDIFGDSPFRTKEDDKKEKKALPLQSESKSAGGLSSLKGAPSLGNSGLGSLKGVPPLPGMNSNNNTRDFTKSPNWQDLAEIDSRISKLGFDIPDEEKNGEAADYNDDYEDDFNPTSDISIPEDIDEQLSLSSFHSGSAKLDDLLTTDRTVSQASGADLDFAEDVLNF
- the LOC140953619 gene encoding centrosomal protein 43-like isoform X3, coding for MSAEEDTELRDMVAQTLESKGVLGKIRAQLRASVFLALEEQEGAEGKMPLMNPDLKKFLNTSEGRLVTGLVREFLEYFELDFTIAVFDPETNFSDKYTGRNNLARELKLQDIDGNSNQPLLAEVIKRLSPSTSDEISKEAVTSPRNNAQESPRSTSPPNMKPTSPRPSKIPQRVRDEKSNKSDKSEILNSGKEQNSLSNSRKDKNGKRSPDVTIGSDDGDDIFGDSPFRTKEDDKKEKKALPLQSESKSAGGLSSLKGAPSLGNSGLGSLKGVPPLPGMNSNNNTREDFTKSPNWQDLAEIDSRISKLGFDIPDEEKNGEAADYNDDYEDDFNPTSDISIPEDIDEQLSLSSFHSGSAKLDDLLTTDRTVSQASGADLDFAEDVLNF
- the LOC140953619 gene encoding centrosomal protein 43-like isoform X1; amino-acid sequence: MSAEEDTELRDMVAQTLESKGVLGKIRAQLRASVFLALEEQEGAEGKMPLMNPDLKKFLNTSEGRLVTGLVREFLEYFELDFTIAVFDPETNFSDKYTGRNNLARELKLQDIDGNSNQPLLAEVIKRLSPSTSDEISKEAVTSPRNNAQESPRSTSPPNMKVDEDFSDVGDLTSDTASADDDSRPTSPRPSKIPQRVRDEKSNKSDKSEILNSGKEQNSLSNSRKDKNGKRSPDVTIGSDDGDDIFGDSPFRTKEDDKKEKKALPLQSESKSAGGLSSLKGAPSLGNSGLGSLKGVPPLPGMNSNNNTREDFTKSPNWQDLAEIDSRISKLGFDIPDEEKNGEAADYNDDYEDDFNPTSDISIPEDIDEQLSLSSFHSGSAKLDDLLTTDRTVSQASGADLDFAEDVLNF